A genomic region of Pelodiscus sinensis isolate JC-2024 chromosome 19, ASM4963464v1, whole genome shotgun sequence contains the following coding sequences:
- the XAB2 gene encoding pre-mRNA-splicing factor SYF1, with the protein MPELEEAPVAGGAGKPDLFFEEEDLQYEEEILRNPFSVKCWIRYIEFKQNAPRQVLNLIYERALKELPGSYKLWYNYLKQRRKQVKNRCVTDPGYEEVNNCHERALVFMHKMPRIWLDYCQFLMDQCRITRTRRTFDRALRALPITQHHRIWPLYLKFVRLYPLPETAVRVYRRYLKLSPENAEEYIEYLRSIDRLDEAALRLAVIVNDERFVSKEGKSNYQLWHELCDLISQNPDKVKSLNVGAIIRGGLTRFTDQLGKLWCSLADYYIRSGHFEKARDVYEEAIQTVMTVRDFTQVFDSYAQFEESMIAAKMETTSELGQEEEDDVDLELRLARFEQLIARRPLLLNSVLLRQNPHNVHEWHKRVKLYEGKPREIINTYTEAVQTVDPFKATGKTHTLWVSFARFYEDNGQIEDARTIFEKATKVNFKQVDDLAGVWCEYGEMELRHENYDQALRILRKATAIPAKKAEYFDSSEPVQSRVYKSLKVWSMLADLEESLGTFKSTKAVYDRILDLRIATPQIIINYALFLEEHTYFEESFKAYERGISLFRWPNVYDIWNTYLTKFIDRYGGRKLERARDLFEQALDGCPQKYAKTIYLLYAKLEEEFGLARHAMAVYERATRAVQPSEQYEMYNIYIKRAAEIYGVTHTRSIYEKAIEVLSDEHAREMCQRFADMECKLGEIDRARAIYSYCSQICDPRTTGSFWQTWKDFEIRHGNEDTIREMLRIKRSVQATYNTQVNFMASQMLKVSSNATGTVSDLAPGQSGMDDMKLLEQRAEQLAAEAERDKPRAKEKILFVRSDVSRSELAALSRQANPDEIDIDEEEEEGTGSEENEPDEVQLEQQSVPSAVFGGLKAD; encoded by the exons TTACAAGCTATGGTACAACTACCTCAAGCAGCGCCGGAAGCAGGTGAAGAACAGGTGTGTGACTGACCCCGGCTATGAGGAGGTGAACAACTGCCACGAACGTGCCCTCGTCTTCATGCACAAG ATGCCCCGGATCTGGCTGGATTACTGCCAGTTCCTCATGGATCAGTGCCGGATCACCCGCACACGCAGGACCTTTGACCGAGCACTCCGGGCGCTGCCCATCACGCAGCACCATCGCATCTGGCCCCTCTACCTGAAGTTCGTGCGCTTGTACCCCCTGCCTGAGACGGCCGTGCGAGTCTACCGCAGGTACCTCAAG CTGAGCCCCGAGAACGCAGAGGAATACATAGAATACCTGCGCTCCATCGACCGGCTGGACGAGGCCGCTCTCCGCCTTGCTGTCATCGTCAATGACGAGAGGTTTGTCTCCAAGGAGGGGAAATCCAACTACCAG CTGTGGCACGAGCTGTGTGACCTCATCTCCCAAAATCCCGACAAGGTGAAGTCCCTCAATGTTGGGGCCATTATCCGCGGAGGCCTCACTCGCTTCACTGACCAGCTGGGCAAGCTCTGGTGTTCCCTGGCTGACTACTACATCCGCAGTGGGCACTTTGAGAAG GCCCGGGATGTGTACGAGGAGGCCATCCAGACGGTGATGACGGTGCGGGACTTCACCCAGGTGTTCGACAGCTACGCCCAGTTCGAGGAGAGCATGATCGCAGCCAAGATGGAGACCACctcggagctggggcaggaggaggagg ATGACGTGGACCTGGAACTGCGCCTGGCTCGCTTTGAGCAGCTGATCGCACGCCGCCCCCTGCTGCTCAACAGCGTGCTGCTGCGCCAGAACCCCCACAATGTTCACGAGTGGCACAAGCGTGTGAAGCTCTATGAGGGCAAGCCCCGAGAG ATCATCAACACCTACACTGAGGCCGTGCAGACTGTGGACCCCTTCAAGGCCACCGGCAAGACGCACACGCTCTGGGTCTCCTTCGCCAGGTTCTACGAGGACAACGGGCAGATCGAGGAC GCCAGGACCATCTTTGAGAAGGCCACCAAGGTGAACTTCAAGCAGGTGGACGACCTGGCCGGCGTGTGGTGCGAGTACGGGGAGATGGAGCTGCGCCATGAGAACTACGACCAGGCCCTGCGCATCCTCCGG aaaGCCACCGCCATCCCCGCCAAGAAGGCCGAGTACTTCGACTCCTCGGAGCCCGTCCAGAGCCGCGTGTATAAGTCCCTCAAGGTCTGGTCCATGCTGGCGGACCTGGAAGAGAGTCTGGGCACCTTCAAG TCCACCAAGGCCGTGTACGACCGCATCCTGGACCTGCGCATCGCCACGCCGCAGATCATCATCAACTACGCCCTGTTCCTGGAGGAACACACCTACTTCGAGGAGAGCTTCAAG GCCTACGAGAGGGGCATCTCCCTGTTCCGCTGGCCCAACGTGTACGACATCTGGAACACCTACCTGACCAAGTTCATCGACCGCTACGGCGGCAGGAAGCTGGAGCGCGCCCGCGACCTCTTCGAGCAGGCGCTGGACGGCTGCCCCCAGAAATACGCCAAGA CCATCTACCTGTTGTACGCCAAGCTGGAGGAGGAGTTCGGGCTGGCGCGCCACGCCATGGCGGTGTACGAGCGGGCCACGCGGGCCGTGCAGCCCTCCGAGCAATACGAGATGTACAACATCTACATCAAGCGGGCGGCTGAGATCTACGGAGTCACCCACACCCGCAGCATCTATGAGAAGGCCATTGag GTGCTGTCGGACGAACATGCCCGGGAGATGTGCCAGCGCTTTGCCGACATGGAGTGCAAGTTGGGCGAGATTGACCGGGCCCGGGCCATCTACTCCTACTGCTCGCAAATCTGCGACCCCCGG ACCACAGGCTCCTTCTGGCAGACGTGGAAGGACTTTGAGATCCGGCATGGGAACGAGGACACGATCCGGGAGATGCTGCGCATCAAACGCAGTGTCCAGGCCACTTACAACACCCAGGTCAACTTCATGGCCTCGCAGATGCTCAAGGTCTCTAGCAACGCTACAGGCACTG TGTCAGACCTGGCGCCGGGGCAGAGTGGCATGGATGACATGAAGCTGCTGGAGCAGCGGGCGGAGCAGCTGGCAGCTGAGGCAGAGCGGGACAAGCCCCGGGCCAAGGAGAAGATCCTCTTTGTCAG GAGTGACGTGTCCCGCAGCGAGCTGGCCGCGCTCTCCAGGCAGGCAAACCCTGACGAGATCGACAttgacgaggaggaggaggaggggactggGAGCGAGGAGAATGAACCCGATG AggtgcagctggagcagcagagcGTCCCCTCGGCTGTCTTCGGGGGGCTGAAGGCCGACTGA